Proteins co-encoded in one Pelomicrobium methylotrophicum genomic window:
- the xsc gene encoding sulfoacetaldehyde acetyltransferase, which produces SACMDALDLFPAAGIRYIPVVHEQGGGHMADGYARVSGRHGVCMAQNGPGITNFVTAVAAAYWAHSPVVVITPESGTMTMGLGGFQETDQLPIFSKITKFQAHVNNPRRMAELTGRAFDRAMLEMGPTQLNIPRDFFYGDYDYEIPAPIRIERGPGGERSLEEAAELLASAQFPVIISGGGVVMSEGVEACVKLAELLSAPVVNSYLHNDSFPASHPLWAGPLGYQGSKAGMKLIARADVVLALGTRLGPFGTLPQHGLDYWPRQAKVIQVDADPRVLGLVKKISVGIAGDAKAAAEALIERLKAKVLACQANREERLKVIRGEKQAWEQELNEWTHERDPYSLDVIRQEPHLMHPRQLLRELEKAMPKEAMVSTDIGNICSVANSYLRFERPRSMFAAMSFGNCGYAFPCIIGAKVAAPERPAIAYVGDGAWGMSFGEILTCVREKIPVTAVVFNNRQWGAEKKNQVDFYSRRFVGTDLENPSFAAIAKAMGAEGFVIDRLSDVGPALRQACKAQEEGKTTVLEMMVSRELGDPFRRDALSKPKRF; this is translated from the coding sequence TCGGCGTGCATGGATGCGCTGGACCTCTTTCCTGCGGCCGGCATTCGCTACATTCCGGTGGTGCACGAGCAGGGCGGGGGCCACATGGCCGACGGCTATGCGCGGGTCTCCGGCCGTCATGGGGTGTGCATGGCGCAAAACGGTCCTGGCATCACCAACTTTGTCACCGCGGTGGCGGCGGCCTACTGGGCGCATTCCCCGGTGGTGGTGATCACGCCCGAGTCGGGCACCATGACCATGGGGCTTGGGGGTTTTCAGGAGACGGACCAATTGCCGATTTTCTCCAAGATCACCAAGTTCCAGGCCCACGTGAACAACCCCCGGCGCATGGCCGAGCTCACGGGCCGGGCCTTCGACCGGGCGATGCTGGAGATGGGGCCGACGCAACTCAACATCCCGCGCGACTTCTTCTATGGAGACTACGATTACGAAATTCCCGCCCCGATTCGCATCGAGCGGGGGCCTGGGGGAGAGAGGAGTCTGGAGGAGGCGGCTGAGCTGCTTGCCTCGGCCCAGTTTCCGGTGATCATCTCGGGGGGCGGGGTGGTCATGAGCGAAGGAGTGGAGGCGTGCGTGAAGCTGGCCGAGCTCCTGTCGGCCCCGGTGGTGAATTCCTATCTCCACAACGATTCCTTTCCCGCCTCCCATCCCCTGTGGGCGGGTCCCCTGGGCTATCAGGGGTCGAAAGCGGGCATGAAGTTGATTGCCAGGGCCGACGTGGTGCTGGCCTTGGGCACGCGGCTGGGCCCCTTTGGGACGCTTCCCCAGCACGGGCTTGATTACTGGCCCCGGCAGGCGAAGGTCATCCAGGTGGACGCCGACCCCCGGGTCCTGGGGCTGGTGAAGAAGATCTCGGTCGGGATTGCGGGCGATGCCAAGGCTGCGGCCGAGGCGCTCATCGAGCGGCTCAAGGCCAAAGTCCTCGCTTGCCAGGCCAACCGGGAGGAACGGCTGAAGGTGATCCGGGGCGAGAAGCAAGCGTGGGAGCAGGAGCTCAACGAGTGGACCCACGAGCGCGACCCGTATTCGCTCGATGTCATCCGTCAGGAGCCCCACCTCATGCATCCACGCCAGCTGCTGCGGGAGCTGGAAAAAGCGATGCCCAAGGAGGCCATGGTCTCCACCGACATCGGCAACATCTGCTCGGTGGCCAATAGTTACCTGCGCTTCGAGCGCCCGCGCTCCATGTTTGCCGCCATGAGTTTCGGCAACTGCGGCTACGCCTTCCCGTGCATCATCGGCGCCAAGGTGGCTGCTCCCGAGCGGCCGGCCATCGCTTATGTGGGCGACGGGGCGTGGGGCATGAGCTTCGGGGAGATTCTGACCTGCGTGCGCGAGAAGATCCCCGTGACCGCGGTGGTGTTCAACAACCGCCAGTGGGGGGCGGAGAAGAAGAACCAAGTGGACTTCTACAGCCGCCGCTTCGTGGGCACCGATCTCGAGAACCCGAGCTTTGCGGCGATCGCCAAGGCCATGGGGGCCGAAGGTTTTGTCATCGACCGGCTTTCGGACGTGGGGCCGGCTTTGAGGCAGGCGTGCAAGGCGCAAGAAGAGGGCAAGACCACGGTCCTGGAGATGATGGTCAGCCGGGAGCTGGGCGACCCCTTCCGCCGCGACGCGCTCTCCAAGCCCAAGCGCTTC